The nucleotide window ttaactactaaaaatattctcaaattatttaaatattaataaaaatacacacaaattttactatcaataaaaataatttaaaaatacaataaaaatatttaacaataaatatatattttaaaaaaatactttagagattaaataaaaaatatatttaatgaaaaatcaccaaaatttaaggataataatatctcattttttaataatgtttacaaaaaatcacatcaaaattcaatctctaatgtattttttgagaaatacatattCAATGTTAgataatcttaaaaaaaactaacaataattatgtatttctcaaaaaatacattagagattgaattttgatgcgaTTTTTTGTaagtatgattaaaaaataaaatattttcttaaaatttggtattttttttgttaaatatatattattttgtgattttttaaaagtattattggttgttaaaaaaatttataaaaaacttTATGCTTAacgaaaaatcacaaaattttaagtgtaataatattttatttttataatcatgtttataaaaaattacattaaaatttaatttttaagatattttttaaaaatatatatttattattaaatatttttattgtgtttttaaattatttgaagacATTTTTGTCGATACTAAAACTCGAATTTATTTTTGTGgttaaccataaaaaaaataaaaacttagaaaaaaaaagaatctgGCCGTGAATGTTTTTACCAAAAAAGACCTGAAAGTGTGAAATCAGAAGAGTCCAAAAGGGAATAAGGTTGTTGAAGATATTTTAAGATGATAGTTATGGAATCGGGATGAGGAAAAAGTGCGTAATTTGGAGGGAATAGAAGGTAGGCAGTTGCAGTTAATGCGATCCAATGTTATAGAATCTTCCAAGTCCCATTTCAGTTCATTCATGTTCATCATATTCTGGTTTTGGTAGTAAAATCGAAATCAATAACAGTGAAATATGGGGAGAAATAGGATGAAGAATCTGCTTAGGAAGCTGCACATCGGTGGTGGAGACGGCGGCGATGACGGTGACGGTGACGGTGGCGCTTCTCCTACTATGAACGAACTACCGAGTCGCAATCTGAGTGTTGCAGAGCATGAGCGTGAGCATGAGTTTCAATTTCAGATGAGAATGGCGTTGGCCATCAGTGCTTCCCATCCAATTCCAAACAATGACGCTGACTCCGATCAGATCGATGCCGCCAAGCAGATGAGCTTAGGTTCTGAGTCTTCCCTCACACAGTTCCAATCCCTTCGCTATTGGGTACttctttcacttttatttcattCTCGTAATCAATTAAACTTATCTCactttttcattttgttgttaATGTTTAATCAATTGTAGAAGCTTGACATTGTTAAAGGGGAAGTGTTTTCTCTGAGTAATTTGTTTGGTTTTTACCTCTGGCAGAATTATAGTGTGATAGGTTATGAGGAGAAAGTGATGGATGAGTTTTATGATGTTTATGGAATCTCTTCAAATATCATTCGTCGAGGAAAGATGCCCTTATTGGTGGATCTGCAGGCTAAAACCACCTCACAAAATGGTGATCGTGAAGTCATCTTGGTGAACCGCTTGGTTGATCTTGAGCTGCAGCGGCTTGAGGAAAAGGCCTGTGCCTTATTCAATGACTGTCCTATTTCTGAAAAAGGACTGATTTTAAGTGGCTTGCTGCAGAGACTTGCTGATATTGTTGTTACCAGAATGGGTGGCACAGTTGGTAGTGCAGATAAAATGATAGAAAGGTGGGCTAGGAGGAGTCATGAGTTAAGAGATTCTTCAAGAACCATTGTTCTTCCTCTTGGCTCTCTTGATGTTGGACTGTCGCGTCACCGAGCCCTGCTTTTTAAGGTTGCAACATTCTCTATATTTTCTAGTTATGCATATGCACATAAAATTATCTCAAATATCTTATAACAGTTTTTAACACTTTGTGTGCGAAGAACATTGTTTTCTCCGTCAATTGACATGTATGTTCTGTTTCGACCCATCATTCATCAAAGAACATAAAAACCCAACAGTGCAAAGTTGCATTTCCAAGTTTATGGTGCACAGGTGATATGCATCAAGCTAAATCGAGCTTTCTTCATTTCTCTTTAGCCAAAAACATTCACTTTTATGCCACCTCCAACTTTGAtgtaattcatgcaatttacttgaTAACCATTCAGAAGTTTCGATTGAAACATGTTTCTTGTCCCGGTGCATAGGTACTTGCTGACAAGATTAATATTCCTTGCATGCTGGTCAAAGGGAGCTATTACACTGGAACTGATGATGGAGCATTGAATTTGATAAAAGCTGATGATGGAAGGTAAATCTTATGCTAGAATGTTAATGGCTTAACTgtctttttaaatattgttgtCCAAGGATTGTTTACCATAGATACTTTATCATCATACCTTTATCACCTTAGGTCTCTAATAATAAATGGTGCATGACGTGCACCATGGTGGAACAAGTTCAAGAGCTGTTATTGACTTGTTGTAATGACACAGTGAATACATCATTGATATGATGGGTGCACCTGGGGTTCCGAACACATTTGATTGATACTAGAACTCAAGTCTTGGGTAGCTCACCTGATCAGTGCAGCAAAAAAACAAAAGCAGTCAGGTCCCAGTCAGAAAAACCATTAAATGTGGGTGGTCAAACAAAACTAGTTGATAATATCCATGTTGGAATGAATGAAAGAGAGAGGTTTGGACATAATTTGGGAAATCTTTTAGAGTCACTGCATAAATCATGTGAATTCTTATCACATAGAGAAACATCACCTGCAGAAAAGATTCGCGTAAACAATGTATCCAAGTATGTCCTCAGTGCAGCAAAGAACCCGGAATTCGCACAAAAACTACACGCAGTTTTGCTAGAGAGTGGAGCCCTCCCCCCACATGATCTCTTTTCAGTTGTAAATCCACAAGATATGGGTGAAGATAAAACATGTGAAGAATTTGTCAGGGATATCGTTCAAGATGATCCAACTAGGTTGTCATTAAGCTACAACAAATCTCTCATACCCTATCAAATGAAGCGCACTGCCCATGATACTAGGTCAGAACAGCAGAAAGAATTTTACGTAGATAGATATGATAATTCCACACAGTGTGATTGTGAATGTGATAATACCGGGAAGGGGTCTGTGATGGTTTGTGACAATAGAGTTGATGGGTTAGAGCAATCTCATTACTTATGTAAAGAGCAATGTCTCCAATCTGATTTGCCCAAGAGAGCTGTTTCTTGTGAAACACGTGATAGGTTTGATGTTTCCCATGATGGGGATGACAAAAATGGTTATAATGAGGTTGGTGTAGCTTTAAATGACGTTGGATTTTGTAAAGAGTCAGCCATTCAGATAAATAAGGCACCCTGTATAGAGTCAGCAAAGTGTATCACATATGATCATAAAAATGACAGAGTTAACCCAGTCTTGGGGGAGAGGAAAGAATGGGAAATTCAATGGGAGGATCTTCGTATTGGTCAACGTATTGGTATCGGTAAGATCTATAATTTACTAGCTGTGCCTTTCATTCCCCTTTATTGTACTCTTGTGACTAACCTCATAAAACTGTGGCACTCCTTCAGGTTCGTGTGGTGAGGTTTTCCATGCTGATTGCAACGGTTCGGTAAGTGCTCTATATCCTCACCTCCTAATACTTTTCAGGACattgttgatttcttgtgaTAGAATCAGGGAATAGCAGAAGGTTAGGATTTTATTGCTGCACAGGGACTGCAATTCGCACTCCCTAGAATGTTCTACATGGTTGGAACTACCAACTCAGGGAGAGAGAGTTCTCTCCAATTCTAACTGAATTAACAAAACAGAAAAGCATAAAAACAAAGCTAACTACAACCCAGCTACTAATAGGTAGTTAAGAGTAGAGTTTAACTAACCAACCAGCCAGCTAGACCAAGCTAAACTGCTACTTACCTCTTCTCTTGTAAAATAGCCCAAACCTGTTATTATTAGGCGCCATTCTATCAAAACTCCTCCCCTGGACAACCACCTTATCCTCAAGGTGGAACTCCAATGTGGCCGCCCTCTCCCAGCTGTCCTCACAAGAACAGAGACCCTCCCAGCGCACCTCTAAAGCACCGTCTTCAGCGGTTCGCGGTGCCAAAATCTGTGAAGGATTCACCACCAGCTCaccatcctcctcctcctcttcatgGGAGCTATTACTCGTCCGCCACATCTATCCATCTTGACAGAGTTTCTTCCAAGATATCTATTTTGCTTCCATAAATGGATCATTTTAGCATAACTCCTAGTCCTAGATGACTGCAAAATCTATATTAATGTACTATGCCAGAAGTTTGATTTTGATGTTTGTTTTCCCAGTTGCCATCATGCAGACTTAATTCTGAAAGATGAGTTATAGTTTGTGGAATAACACATTGGAAGTAAAATTCCTTGTCTCTCAAATTAAATAACCAAATTCCTTTTCATTAGCCGCTTTTCAAGGTTTATCTTCGAATCGCTAAAATTGGAATTTAAATATGTATGAAGGggaattaaagaataaaaaatttgaattgtgaGGGTAGTGATGGAGGGTAAAGCATTCAACTTATTCGTGATCATTTTGCTTGGTACAGGGCTCTCTAAGTCAATATATAGCCAATTTCTGTATGGCTgtagatattttattaattgctcATTTTTGttgatagaaaataaaatatggatgAATAATTATGCCGAGATATCTATTTTGCTTCCATAAATGGATATTCCTTGGCCactttcattctttcttctcaaattttgtTTGTGTCATCATGCACTGGTGTAGggttaattttatatatggGTCCGTGTGAAGCAGTAGTCATGTTGCAAATGCACTGATTTTGATAGTTTTGAATTAATGGTTTGCCATGGTAGGAAGTTGCTGTGAAGAAGTTTCTAACACAAGATTTTTCTAGTGATGCAGTGGCTCAGTTCAAATCTGAAGTAAGAATCTGATGTTATACACAAATCAATGTTGCATTCATGTGCTTACATATACATTTTTACCCATGCGATGCATTTACTAGGTTGAGATCATGTTAAGACTGCGGCATCCCAATATTGTGCTCTTCATGGGAGCTATTACTCGTCCGCCACATCTATCCATCTTGACAGAGTTTCTTCCAAGGTCAAtgttctttcttccttttcttgttgTCGTTTAGGTTTGGATTGTTGTTTGTGTGCGTGCATGTGTGGTTGATTTCCTAcatgtttattttgtttgttaaaGTATATTTGCCACTTGGTATGCAGAGGGAGTTTATATGGTCTATTGCGTAATCCTAAGTTTCAACTTAATGACAAGAGGCGGTTGCGTATGGCTGTTGATGTGGTAATGAGATGAAATTATCCTTGTATTTAACTTCATATCCTCCATTCTCTTTGCCTTTAATTGATGTGAAGATATTAACTGTCTTAAAAACCAGGCTAAGGGAATGAACTACTTGCACACAAGTCATCCTCCCATTGTCCATAGAGATTTGAAGTCTCCGAATCTTCTTGTCTCCAAGCATTGGGTTCTTAAGGtaatcaaactttaaattttttatgttttcccCCTTAGAGAGTTTGGTTTATGCATCTGAAAATAAGGCACCATACCTTGTTGTCTCTTGATAGGTCTGTGATTTTGGTCTATCGCGGATGAAGCACCATACATTTTTGTCATCAAAGTCCTATGCTGGAACGGTAATTCTTACAAATTAATGGACTTTGAAAATTCTTGGGTTACACTCTTAATTCATTCATTTCTTTCATAAATTACAATTATGATGTATAGCTTTAAGCTAAGTAACACAGTCCTAGATAAATCTTTTGCCTGCAGGCCGAGTGGATGGCACCAGAAGTCTTAAGAAACGAGCTTGCCAATGAAAAGTAAGTTAATTATGAATGACACTGTGACCTCTAATAAGAAACctgtttataaaaattcaggATATGATTAATAGTTAAATCTTGTGTTGGTTTCAGGTGTGATATATATAGTTTTGGAGTAATCTTGTGGGAGTTGGCTACTACAATGATCCCGTGGCAAAGTTTGAACCAAATGCAGGTTGTTGGAGCTGTTGGATTCCAAAACAGGCGCCTTGAAATTCCAGATGATGTTGATCCAGAAGT belongs to Arachis duranensis cultivar V14167 chromosome 8, aradu.V14167.gnm2.J7QH, whole genome shotgun sequence and includes:
- the LOC107461204 gene encoding LOW QUALITY PROTEIN: serine/threonine-protein kinase EDR1-like (The sequence of the model RefSeq protein was modified relative to this genomic sequence to represent the inferred CDS: deleted 1 base in 1 codon), which produces MGRNRMKNLLRKLHIGGGDGGDDGDGDGGASPTMNELPSRNLSVAEHEREHEFQFQMRMALAISASHPIPNNDADSDQIDAAKQMSLGSESSLTQFQSLRYWNYSVIGYEEKVMDEFYDVYGISSNIIRRGKMPLLVDLQAKTTSQNGDREVILVNRLVDLELQRLEEKACALFNDCPISEKGLILSGLLQRLADIVVTRMGGTVGSADKMIERWARRSHELRDSSRTIVLPLGSLDVGLSRHRALLFKVLADKINIPCMLVKGSYYTGTDDGALNLIKADDGSEYIIDMMGAPGVRTHLIDTRTQVLGSSPDQCSKKTKAVRSQSEKPLNVGGQTKLVDNIHVGMNERERFGHNLGNLLESLHKSCEFLSHRETSPAEKIRVNNVSKYVLSAAKNPEFAQKLHAVLLESGALPPHDLFSVVNPQDMGEDKTCEEFVRDIVQDDPTRLSLSYNKSLIPYQMKRTAHDTRSEQQKEFYVDRYDNSTQCDCECDNTGKGSVMVCDNRVDGLEQSHYLCKEQCLQSDLPKRAVSCETRDRFDVSHDGDDKNGYNEVGVALNDVGFCKESAIQINKAPCIESAKCITYDHKNDRVNPVLGERKEWEIQWEDLRIGQRIGIGSCGEVFHADCNGSEVAVKKFLTQDFSSDAVAQFKSEVEIMLRLRHPNIVLFMGAITRPPHLSILTEFLPRGSLYGLLRNPKFQLNDKRRLRMAVDVAKGMNYLHTSHPPIVHRDLKSPNLLVSKHWVLKVCDFGLSRMKHHTFLSSKSYAGTAEWMAPEVLRNELANEKCDIYSFGVILWELATTMIPWQSLNQMQVVGAVGFQNRRLEIPDDVDPEVEQIIRDCWQMDPQLRPSFSELLSRLCQLQHLVVVKGVKRAPHIK